The Microvirga lotononidis nucleotide sequence GCCGCTATCGAGAGTCGGATGGCACTTGCCCGGCGCCCAGGACGTGCCGCCCAGCGTGATGCCGTGATAGAGGGTCACCTCGTCGCCGACCTCGCCGGTTTTGCCGATGACGAACTCGGTGCCGTGATGAATGAGGAAGCGCCGGACGATCGTCGCGCCCGGATGGATGTTGGCATTCATCACGAGGCCGGCCGCCCAGGACGGCAAGCGCGCCGGGAAGCGGAAGCCTCGCCGCCACAGACGATTAGCGAGCCGGTGACAGACGATGGCGTGGACGCCGGGAAAGGTGAGCACGATTTCGAGCGTGCTGCGCGCGGCCGGATCGCGCGCCTTCCCGCAGGCGATGTCCTCACGGAGCATGGCCATCAAGGATGGCGGAACGGCTTTTGCGCCGCGCCGCGCGGCTGCTATGCTGGAGGACGTGGTGGCGAGGATAAACGACATCGCCGGCCTCACCCGATTTCAAGGGTTGGGCCGGCAGCCTCGCTGCGCAGTCTGTCGTAGAGCTCGACCAGCTGAGTTGCGGTGATTGCCGATCTGGTCTCGGCCGCCTTGCGGCGGACGCGGGCGACCATCGCGGCTGCCAGATCTGGGTCGAGGTCGCGGCCGTTTTCGCTCAGCACATGGGCAATCGCGGTAGCGCCGGAATGCTTGCCGATGACGATGCGCCGGCAGCAGCCGACGAGCGCCGGATCGAGCCCCTGATAGGTGTGGAGATCCTTCAGCAGCCCCGCGACATGGATGCCGGATTCGTGGGTGAAATCATCGGCGCTGACGACCGGCTTGATGGCCGCTGTCGGCCGGCGAGCGGCCCGCGCCACCTGGGCGGCGAGGTCGGGCAATACGGTCAGGTCGATGCCGGTATCCGCGCCGTCGAGGACGGCCAGCGCGGCGGCCACCTCTTCCAGCGCGGCATTGCCGGCACGCTCGCCGAGCCCGCTGACGGTGACGGAGGCATGGCGCGCGGCGGCACGGATCGCCGCCAGCGTGTTGGCGGCGAGACCGAGGTCGTTGTGCGCATGAAATTCGAGGTCGGCGGGAGACTGGTCCGCGACCTGGGCGGCAAATTCGACGGTCGAAAAGGGGTCGAGAACACCGACCAAGCCGGCCAGCCTGACACGGCTTGCGCTGGCGCACGCAGCCGTCTCGATCACACTGGCGAGATGATCCCGGTCGGCCCGCGAGGCATCCCCGCAGCCCACCGTGACGAAGAGGCCGCGGGCGGCTGCGTGCCCGACCATGTGCTCGATGACCTGAAGCGCTCCCGCCCGATCAAGGCCGGGCTTGGCGGTGAGTAGGATGTCCGATGCAGGCAGTGACAGATTGACGGCGGCGATACCGCTCTCGATTGCTGCGTTGAGATCCTCCGACCTCATTCGACACCAAGCCTTGGTTGCGTAAAAACGCTGACGTGTCACTCGTTGAAGCAATTTTGTGTCGTGCAGGACTGGATTGGCCGAATACTTCTCGGTGCAGACGCATGAAATCGTACAAATAGTGCACCAAGATCGGGCCAGTTTGAGTTTTGATACAGCCAGGGCTGTGAGCCGAATCGGGAGACGCAGCGCGCCCGCGGCGCAAATTGCTTCGATCTCGTCGGCGCCCATGGCCGTCGTGAAGGCGGCGCCGGGTGCCTGTGCCCGGTCGCACAGGGTCGTATCGTTGAGAAAGACCGGACGTTTCATGAGCGGCGGTCGGCTCTTCTGCCCCTCAGGCCTAGACCGGATCGAAGCTCTTCGGCACTTCGTCCCCGGCCCTGAGGGGGGAAAGAGCACGCAGCTTCTCCACGATTCCGGGCATGACCTCGAGCACCCGGTCGACATCCTCCTCGCCGTTGTCGCGCGAAAAGGAAAAGCGGATTGCCCCATGTGCCGCGGTATAGGGGATATTCATCGCCCTCAGGACATGGCTCGGCTCCAGATCGACGCTGATCATCAATTTAAGCGCATCGCCGCAAGAGATGGCGCCGACCTCACCGACGGCATTGGCCGTTTCCAGAACGCCGGCATTCTTCGGGTTGAAGAAGTATTCCTTGACCTTGTCGCTATAGTCCCACATGGCCCTTCTCCCTGTCTCAGGCGATCAGCCGAAGGACTTGCCGCAGGCGCACTTCTCGCGCGCGTTGGGATTGTCGAAGACAAAGCCGGAGGATTCAAACCCCGTGACGAAGTCGACGGTCGTGCCGGCGACATGGGGTTGGGAGCCTACGTCGACGAACACCTTGACCCCGTCTGTCTCGATGACCGCGTCGCCCTCGCGCGAGATGCTTTCCAGGCCTAGCAGGTATTGGAAGCCGGCGCAGCCGCCGGCCCGGACCATGATGCGCAAGCCGTCGGCCGGCTCAGCGGCGCGGGAAAGCGCAGTCTTCACCGCGGCGACGGCGTTTTCGGTGAGCATGATCATGGGACGATTTCTCCTCACTCCGTGACGCACTTGCGGAGAACCATGCATGTCCCATGCCAAAGGAGAAACTCATGTCAAAACAACATAATGGCTCTAATGCTGCGATGTCGCCGGTCCGACATTGTCGACTATCGGACCACGCGGAGCGCGGTTGGATGACCCGTGAACTGCGCTGTTCCCGTGGAGCAATCCTGTCTGCAGCTCCTGTGAAAACGTCAGGCAACCGACACGGCCTGTCGGGTTTGTCGCGTCCGCAACACGGTGGTGTTCGGCCCGACTTCCTGCTGCACTCTCAAGCCATTGACCAGTATGCAGAAAAATATTTCTGAGGCGCTTTCTGCGCAGTTGGCACGCCTTTTGAAACTCCCCCGTCGGGGGCCGGAAAACTCCCCCGTCGGGGGCCGGAAAACTCCCCCGTCGGGGGCCGGAAGGAGCTGCCCACCTAGCTGTGCGAGAGCAACAGATGCGGATTGCGGAGCAATCCGGATAACGGCTGAGTTTTGCCATGTCGGAAACCTGATGACTTCTGAAATCGCAGGGAGATCGAAATGCTTCATAAAGCGGACGGAACTGAAGTATGGCCGCGGACCTCGACAAAGTTGCCGTATCTGTCGCTTGCCGGTGTCATTGAATCTTCGGAAGACTATGCCACAATTCGGCCAAGGCTGCGTCGGGCCTATGAGGGGCTTCCCGGCATCGCCTCCGATGATGCATTTCTGGTGCAGGAATTCGAGGATGGCGGCGGTTTGCTCTTCTGCGCCCACCCCGACAAGAACTGCGCCTTGCTGCTGCCAGGAAATTGATCGTGGCTTGGAGAAGCAAAAACCCTGTGCTGGTCTCGCAAACCTCGTCGACGTGACCGAGAACAGCCTGGATGGCATCGCCGACATGCGGGTGCTAGGACCGGTTGCTGGATATCCATCTTGGCATGCCAATCCGGGAAGAGCTGCCGAAATACGCGGGCTATGTTTCCGCCCGCAACATCATGCCCGATCACGACGCAGCCCTGGCCGACAGCGTCGATCTGTCCTGGCTGAGGGAATATGGCGAGCAACTGATCGATTACGATCCGCACCGCCTCAATCCGGGCAGTCCGGTCCGACGCCGGGAAATCCTCGGCCGGTACCATGTACGGCCCGAACCCTTTGCAGAGGCCAATACGGTGGCCAATGCCATTCTCGGTCATTTCGAGAAATCCATGGGCATTGCTTTGGTCCAGTAGGCAGTAGCCTCGCCTCTGACACCGCATTGGCGCTTAGATAGGGAGAACATCGATGATCAGATATCAGACAGAACATTTGATCCTTACTTCTATGCGACCCGAGCACGAAAAGGAATCATTCAAATTGCATATCGACCTGGATGTGCTCGCGTACTTTCAAGAGGGCGACCCAGGCTGGCAGGAGCACATCAGCGCAGCCCTGCGCAGGGCCGCCGGCAAGTCCAATGACTGAAGCCCGTGCAGCCGCAGAGGCTGAGGTGCTGGAGCACCGCGGCTATCAGATCCGACTCAGCCCAACTGGCCTGGAATGGATGGCCTTCGTGGCACAGCCCAAACAGCGCCCGACCTTGATCATGGCTCCCGATCGCGATGCTGCCACCGCCAAGGCCTACGAGTGGATTGATCGACAGCTTGCATCTGACAAGACACCAGTATGAGCTACAGCCTGATCCAGCTGGCGCCCGGCGCCTATGACCTCCTCCTGAATGGAGAGGTTGTGGGGAGTGTCGTGCGCAGCAGCTCATTCCAGCCTTACACTTGGACAGCGGAACTGCTTGAGGATTTACCTCCGGCTCGGAGGCCTGCACCCTTCACTGAGATCGAACATATCTTCGCCTCGTTGAAGGAACTCTGTGATTGGCTCGGTAATGTACAGATGGAAACCGGACGGGACGCTGATCCGCATTCGCAGATAGTTCAGTAGTGGATCCGCATCTTAGCTTGAGTTTGGCCATTTCTGACGGGTGATTTGCGAGCGCGGGAGCGGCGAAGCGAACAACGCGGTAGGTTGGTGTGTCCCCGCCAAGAGAGACGCCGCCATGCTGCACCTGCCCGCCCGCTTCGCCGCGATCATGTTAGCCTTTGCCCGGCTCTTTCGCCACCGGACCTGGTGCCATGCCGAGATCCTGCTCCTCGGGGCCATCCTGGCGCCCGGCAAGCGCACGGTGACCAGCCTCCTGCGCATCGCCGGCCTCAGCCGCGAGCGGCACTTCGGCAACGACCATCGCGTTCTCAGTCGGGCCCGCGGGAGCGGACGCGACGCTGCCCGGCTGCTGTTGGGCCTGCTGATCCACGCCTTTGTCCCGACCGGTCCGGTGATCCTCGGCCTGGATGACACCATTGAGCGCCGCCGCGGCAAGCGAATTGCAGCCAAAGGCATCGACCGCGATCCGGTGCGCTCATCGGATGCCCACTTCGTCAAGGCCTCAGGCCTGCGCTGGACTTGCTTCGCGGAAGATACTGCTGGCGAGTTCGTCACGCTGGGGTCGGAGCCATCATGAGCTTGGTAAATGCGGATTGACGGGTTTGCGCAAGTGGTGTGCCACCCATCCAAGCACCAATGCGGACGAGGTTCATGGCAGCTGCCGTCAGCACGTGTTGCAGATGCGGTTTGGCGAGACCGATATAGCGCGAGCGCTGAAGATGCAGGACCCGGACGCCCGCCGAAATCGTTCCTTCGATGCCGGCGCGCTGTCGATACTCTTTTGAGAAGGCGAGTTGCTCCTCGCGCTGGCGAGCCGCCTCCAGCGTCTCGTGTTCCTCGCGTGGTCGTAGCGTGAGCAGGCGCCGCCCGCTTCGGGTACACTGTGTCTTCAAGGGACAGGATCGACACTCTGTTGTCGAGAAGCGAACTTTCAGTGCGGTCCGTCTCTGGTGATCATCAGGACCCCAACTCCTGCTCTCGTGCCCGGCCGGACAGATTGCCACTTCCCGATCCCAATCGAGGAGGAAGTCCTGCACCGTGAAGCCCTCGCCTGACCGGACCTGCCCCTGATCATCCTTGGGAGCCGGCCCTAACAGGGTGATGCCTTTCTGCCGGCTGGCGACCAGTTGGTCGGCTGCGACATCCCCGGCATCGACAAGGTGAGTGGCCGGCAGCAGACCCTTGGCTTCGAGCGCCGCATGGATGTCATCGAGAGCATCACAATCAACGATGGGCGCCGGCGTGGTCTCCCCATGCGTGATGAGATGCGGTTCGCCCTCGTCACACGCCTCGGTCAGATGCACCTTGTAGCCGATCCAGATCGTTGATTGCTTCCTGGCGTAGTGCACCTCCGGATCGTAGGGCGAGGCGACCATCAGCAAGGAGGGTGGAAACCCCTCCTGGTCCGTCCGCCACCGTATCAGAGGCAGAGCCTCAGGTCGCGCGGGTGGAGCTTCACTGAGCAGGCAGAAGTTCTGAAGCCAGACCTGCCGCAGCACCGCAACCGCCGGGATGTGTCGCAGCCATGTCGCTGCGCCAGGAGCCATGATGGCCGCAAGCCATTGATGACCATCGCGGCCGATCTGCTCGGCATGGGCTTGCCGCTTCTGGTTCGGGCCCACGGCCGAGAAGTCCTGCTCCAGCAGGTTGGGAGCGACCGGGAAGGCCTGATGGCTGTCGGTGGTGCGCTTGAACCGGCGCTTCTGTCGGCCTTTCAGCCCGTTCTCGCGCATCAGCCGGGCAGTCCGGCGCCGACCCACCGTCAGGCCTTCGTCCGGCAACTTGCGGGTCAGGCGCGGACTGCCATAGGTCCCATGGGAGCGGGCCAAGGCCGAGCGGACATGGGCCAGCAGCACCAGATCCTCGCGCTGGCGCGGACTGGCCGGACGGGAGCGCCAGGCGAAGGAGCCGCTCTGGCTGCCCCCGAGAACCTGGCACAGACGGGTGACGGAGAAGTCCGCTTTCGCCGCAGCGATGAGCCGGAACGTCATCGCCTTCCCTCCTTGGCGACACAAGCGGTGGCCCCCGCTTCAGGATCTCCCTCTCCTGACGCAGGATCTCGGTCTCGCGCCGCAGCCGCTTCAGCTCGGCCGCCATGGCCTCCTGGCGCTC carries:
- a CDS encoding serine O-acetyltransferase, whose amino-acid sequence is MSFILATTSSSIAAARRGAKAVPPSLMAMLREDIACGKARDPAARSTLEIVLTFPGVHAIVCHRLANRLWRRGFRFPARLPSWAAGLVMNANIHPGATIVRRFLIHHGTEFVIGKTGEVGDEVTLYHGITLGGTSWAPGKCHPTLDSGVRVGAGCRVGANAVFIEDVPPGLTVVGIPGRIVNGRIDLDHHLMPGPVGDAIASLVDRFSFLELRISRLQRQLAANAPETTISHQGRMQ
- a CDS encoding homocitrate synthase/isopropylmalate synthase family protein codes for the protein MSTGCSRSCPESWRSCVLFPPSGPGTKCRRASIRSRPEGQKSRPPLMKRPVFLNDTTLCDRAQAPGAAFTTAMGADEIEAICAAGALRLPIRLTALAVSKLKLARSWCTICTISCVCTEKYSANPVLHDTKLLQRVTRQRFYATKAWCRMRSEDLNAAIESGIAAVNLSLPASDILLTAKPGLDRAGALQVIEHMVGHAAARGLFVTVGCGDASRADRDHLASVIETAACASASRVRLAGLVGVLDPFSTVEFAAQVADQSPADLEFHAHNDLGLAANTLAAIRAAARHASVTVSGLGERAGNAALEEVAAALAVLDGADTGIDLTVLPDLAAQVARAARRPTAAIKPVVSADDFTHESGIHVAGLLKDLHTYQGLDPALVGCCRRIVIGKHSGATAIAHVLSENGRDLDPDLAAAMVARVRRKAAETRSAITATQLVELYDRLRSEAAGPTLEIG
- a CDS encoding iron-sulfur cluster assembly accessory protein — encoded protein: MIMLTENAVAAVKTALSRAAEPADGLRIMVRAGGCAGFQYLLGLESISREGDAVIETDGVKVFVDVGSQPHVAGTTVDFVTGFESSGFVFDNPNAREKCACGKSFG
- a CDS encoding BrnA antitoxin family protein, whose protein sequence is MIRYQTEHLILTSMRPEHEKESFKLHIDLDVLAYFQEGDPGWQEHISAALRRAAGKSND
- a CDS encoding transposase, with amino-acid sequence MLHLPARFAAIMLAFARLFRHRTWCHAEILLLGAILAPGKRTVTSLLRIAGLSRERHFGNDHRVLSRARGSGRDAARLLLGLLIHAFVPTGPVILGLDDTIERRRGKRIAAKGIDRDPVRSSDAHFVKASGLRWTCFAEDTAGEFVTLGSEPS